A single window of Pseudomonas benzenivorans DNA harbors:
- a CDS encoding HalD/BesD family halogenase, which translates to MPQAAQALAEPVFSPALDAIIDLDRYPIHQPENPLTLALIEQCRIELDAVGCCCVRGFVRPESIARMLAEAERLKPQTYWSENANNPYMTKDDPSLPEDHPKRIFNKRTNGFINSDILEADSDLRAAYDSDEVLRFVSDCLGVAPIYRWADPLGRNPYSVMDPGHEFAWHFDGNEFTVSILVQGAEKGGMFEYCPDLRTPENENLEAVTKVLRGDRGPVQELDLQPGDLQIFKGRFSMHRVTKIEGDRTRYIALPTYVLDPHSVNRPERAKQFYGRAEPIHYEREAQRPDRLLD; encoded by the coding sequence ATGCCTCAAGCCGCTCAAGCCCTCGCCGAACCCGTCTTCAGCCCAGCGCTGGATGCGATCATCGACCTCGATCGCTACCCAATCCACCAGCCGGAGAACCCGCTGACACTGGCGTTGATCGAACAGTGCCGTATCGAACTCGATGCCGTGGGTTGCTGCTGCGTGCGCGGTTTCGTCCGTCCCGAGTCGATCGCCCGCATGCTCGCCGAGGCCGAGCGTCTGAAGCCGCAGACCTACTGGTCCGAGAACGCCAACAACCCCTACATGACCAAGGACGATCCGTCGCTGCCCGAGGATCATCCCAAGCGCATCTTCAACAAGCGCACCAACGGCTTCATCAACTCCGACATCCTCGAGGCCGACTCGGACCTGCGCGCGGCCTATGACTCCGACGAGGTGCTGCGCTTCGTCTCCGACTGCCTCGGCGTGGCGCCGATCTACCGCTGGGCCGACCCGCTGGGGCGCAACCCCTACAGCGTGATGGACCCGGGCCACGAGTTCGCCTGGCACTTCGACGGCAACGAATTCACCGTCAGCATCCTGGTCCAGGGGGCCGAGAAAGGCGGCATGTTCGAGTACTGCCCGGACCTGCGCACCCCGGAGAACGAGAACCTCGAAGCCGTCACCAAGGTGCTGCGCGGCGACCGCGGCCCGGTCCAAGAGCTGGACCTGCAGCCCGGCGACCTGCAGATCTTCAAGGGTCGCTTCTCCATGCACCGGGTGACCAAGATCGAGGGCGACCGCACCCGCTACATCGCCCTGCCGACCTATGTGCTGGACCCGCACAGCGTCAACCGGCCGGAGCGGGCCAAGCAGTTCTATGGTCGCGCCGAGCCGATCCACTACGAACGCGAAGCGCAGCGCCCGGATCGCCTGCTCGACTGA
- a CDS encoding LysR family transcriptional regulator, producing MKAFLEVANSGGFQLAADRLHITQSTVSARIKVLETQLGRQLFVRKREGCELTVAGRHFHRFAHAAVRAWEQARQEVALPEELNAVVTLGVQMNHWERIAPAWVETMQTRAANVGTRVVADYSENLLADLSDGLIDLAMTYIPRQQPGLACELLMEDTLVLVSTTARKVTKHWQPDYVFVDWGAEFRAAHSLAYPETRAPRLSVGLSMIGLDYILKHGGSGYFSERTVEPLLEAGRLHLIEKAPTFQRPVYLLHPKEPIDAELLDLAKGALKDVVAIDMRHEQMP from the coding sequence ATGAAAGCATTTCTGGAAGTCGCCAACAGCGGCGGCTTTCAGCTGGCCGCCGATCGCTTGCACATCACCCAGTCGACGGTGAGCGCGCGCATCAAGGTGCTGGAGACGCAGCTGGGCCGTCAGCTGTTCGTGCGCAAGCGCGAGGGCTGCGAGTTGACCGTGGCGGGGCGGCATTTCCACCGCTTCGCCCATGCGGCGGTGCGGGCCTGGGAGCAGGCCCGTCAGGAGGTGGCGCTGCCCGAGGAACTCAATGCGGTGGTGACCCTGGGCGTGCAGATGAATCACTGGGAGCGGATCGCCCCGGCCTGGGTCGAGACCATGCAGACGCGTGCGGCGAATGTCGGCACGCGGGTGGTGGCCGATTATTCGGAGAATCTCCTGGCCGACCTCAGCGACGGCCTGATCGACCTGGCGATGACCTATATCCCGCGTCAGCAGCCCGGGCTGGCCTGCGAACTGCTGATGGAGGATACCCTGGTGCTGGTCTCGACCACGGCGCGCAAGGTGACCAAGCACTGGCAGCCGGATTACGTGTTCGTCGACTGGGGCGCCGAGTTCCGCGCGGCGCACAGCCTTGCCTATCCGGAAACCCGGGCACCGCGCCTGTCGGTAGGGTTGAGCATGATCGGTCTGGACTACATCCTGAAACATGGTGGTTCGGGCTACTTCTCCGAGCGCACGGTGGAGCCATTGCTCGAGGCCGGCCGGCTGCATTTGATCGAGAAGGCACCAACCTTCCAAAGACCGGTCTATCTGCTGCATCCCAAGGAGCCCATCGATGCCGAACTGCTGGACCTGGCCAAAGGTGCGCTGAAGGACGTGGTGGCCATCGACATGCGCCATGAGCAAATGCCGTGA
- a CDS encoding SDR family NAD(P)-dependent oxidoreductase yields MSTEKAVAVVAGVGSGLSAAVCRTLAAQGYAVAGLARRQEVADGLAQEIGNAGGLMRAYPCDLTDEAAVERTFAAIERELGVPEVLVYTAGTFLCKPLLETTAADFEALWRGNCLGAFLCAQQAVSRMLPRGKGTVIFTGATSAVKPGAQFAAFGASKSAQRGLAQAMARELGPRGIHVAHVILDGVIWAQGEDEASTLKAEAIAASYLHLIQQDRSAWTFELDLRPDLERF; encoded by the coding sequence ATGAGTACCGAAAAAGCTGTCGCCGTGGTCGCCGGAGTCGGTTCGGGCCTGAGCGCCGCGGTCTGCCGCACGCTGGCGGCGCAGGGGTATGCGGTGGCCGGGCTGGCCCGGCGCCAGGAAGTCGCTGACGGACTCGCCCAAGAGATCGGCAATGCCGGAGGCCTGATGCGCGCGTACCCGTGCGACCTGACCGACGAGGCCGCTGTGGAGCGGACCTTCGCGGCCATCGAGCGTGAACTCGGGGTGCCCGAGGTGCTGGTCTACACGGCCGGCACCTTCCTCTGCAAACCCTTGCTCGAGACCACGGCAGCCGACTTCGAGGCGCTGTGGCGGGGCAACTGCCTGGGGGCCTTTCTCTGCGCGCAGCAGGCCGTTTCGCGGATGCTGCCGAGGGGAAAGGGGACCGTCATCTTCACCGGCGCCACCTCGGCGGTGAAGCCGGGCGCCCAGTTCGCCGCCTTCGGCGCCAGCAAGTCCGCCCAGCGCGGCCTGGCCCAGGCCATGGCCCGTGAGCTGGGGCCGCGCGGGATTCATGTGGCGCACGTGATTCTCGACGGGGTCATTTGGGCGCAAGGGGAAGATGAGGCCTCTACCCTCAAGGCCGAGGCCATCGCTGCCAGCTACCTGCACCTGATCCAGCAGGACCGTTCGGCCTGGACCTTCGAGCTGGATTTGCGTCCGGATTTGGAGCGCTTTTAA
- a CDS encoding Coenzyme F420 hydrogenase/dehydrogenase, beta subunit C-terminal domain, with protein MAQDVNDIVRNGLCIGCGLCQSIAGENKLKMTMTAAGRLRPSLIQPLPAEITTRIYSVCPGVRVEGLESRDNDPDFATDPIWGQSARLSIGYAADPHVRFKASTGGALSALCIYLLESGRVDFILHVAASKAQPMRSERHLSFDRSQVLEGAGSRYGPAAPLVDFCQLLDLERPFAFVGKPCDVAAVRNLAKIDPRVDKYVRYLLSPVCGGASELTLSHNIIARFGLEEAEVGLLRYRGNGNPGPTRIETKDGRTFEASYNEVWGDEAGWQLQARCKICPDAIGEQADIAVSDVWPGGSPQGEDAGFNGFIARTHKGLELLKQAERANAVCLERPMSFRDLDLFQPHQVRKKQAVAARVLGMLLAGQMLPRFRRLRLLRSAWDAGLRHNLRNCLGMFRRSRQGKTREPAA; from the coding sequence ATGGCCCAAGACGTAAACGACATCGTCCGCAATGGCCTGTGCATTGGTTGCGGGCTATGTCAGAGCATTGCCGGTGAAAACAAGTTGAAGATGACCATGACCGCAGCGGGGCGGCTTCGCCCTTCCCTTATTCAGCCGCTGCCTGCCGAGATCACGACACGAATTTACTCCGTATGCCCCGGCGTGCGGGTTGAGGGGCTAGAGTCGCGCGATAACGACCCTGACTTCGCTACCGACCCGATCTGGGGCCAGTCTGCACGCCTGAGCATAGGTTACGCCGCCGACCCGCATGTGCGCTTCAAGGCATCCACGGGAGGTGCGCTTTCTGCGTTGTGCATCTATTTGCTCGAGAGCGGTAGAGTCGATTTCATTCTCCATGTGGCGGCCTCCAAGGCGCAGCCCATGCGCTCGGAGCGCCACCTGAGCTTCGACCGTAGCCAAGTACTGGAAGGGGCCGGCTCGCGCTACGGGCCCGCCGCGCCATTGGTCGACTTCTGCCAGCTGCTCGACCTGGAAAGACCATTTGCTTTTGTCGGAAAACCCTGCGATGTGGCCGCGGTGCGCAACCTGGCCAAAATTGACCCGCGCGTTGATAAATATGTGCGCTACCTGCTCAGCCCAGTCTGTGGCGGCGCTTCGGAACTGACACTGAGCCACAACATCATCGCCCGCTTCGGGCTCGAGGAAGCGGAGGTTGGCCTGCTGCGCTACCGAGGCAACGGCAACCCAGGGCCAACACGAATCGAAACCAAGGACGGCCGCACGTTCGAGGCCTCCTACAACGAGGTGTGGGGTGACGAAGCGGGTTGGCAGCTGCAAGCGCGCTGCAAGATCTGCCCAGACGCCATTGGCGAGCAAGCCGACATTGCCGTTTCCGATGTATGGCCAGGCGGTTCGCCACAAGGCGAAGACGCCGGCTTCAACGGTTTCATTGCACGCACGCACAAGGGACTAGAGCTCCTGAAGCAAGCCGAACGTGCCAACGCAGTCTGTCTCGAACGACCGATGAGCTTTCGTGACCTGGACCTGTTCCAGCCCCATCAAGTGCGCAAGAAACAAGCAGTGGCCGCGCGGGTGCTGGGTATGCTGCTGGCCGGCCAGATGCTTCCGCGTTTTCGGCGCCTGCGGTTGCTGCGCTCGGCCTGGGACGCCGGCCTGCGCCACAACCTGCGTAACTGCCTGGGTATGTTCAGGCGCTCACGCCAGGGCAAGACCCGCGAGCCGGCGGCTTAG
- a CDS encoding M24 family metallopeptidase — translation MNNIDMVRLAHTSPVMRLTDTEAQIDMRRLRAYRLGRIREQLIKRDYAACILFDPISIRYATGFRNYALFQMHIPCSYLFVPAQGPVILYESESSYHIARGLETIDECRPALQLNYFFGGSREQEWVNQWVDEVASLMHEHGGGNRRLAIGRTDARIPLALANCGHDIFDAQELVEAARLIKSPEEVLCMNHAITVAEVGISRMREALTPGMTEVQLWSILHQTNISMGGEWIDCRLLSSGDRANPWLQEASDRIIRPGELVAFDTDMIGPLGYCADVSRTFHCGPGKPSDSQRRLYQLAHHEIQHNLALIRPGVSYRELSEKAFKPPAEFVANRYPCIAHGIGMCDEHPSIFYPQDFEKHGYDGVIEENMTLCVESYMGAEGGYEGVKLEQQVLVTANGCEVLSRYPFEENLLA, via the coding sequence ATGAACAACATCGACATGGTTCGCCTGGCCCACACCTCGCCGGTGATGCGCCTGACCGACACCGAAGCGCAGATCGACATGCGCCGCCTGCGCGCCTACCGCCTGGGCCGCATCCGCGAGCAACTGATCAAGCGCGACTACGCCGCCTGCATCCTCTTCGACCCGATCAGCATTCGCTACGCCACCGGGTTTCGGAACTACGCACTGTTCCAGATGCATATCCCCTGCAGCTACCTGTTCGTGCCGGCCCAGGGTCCGGTGATCCTCTACGAGTCGGAGTCCTCCTACCACATAGCCCGCGGCCTTGAGACCATCGACGAATGCCGCCCGGCGCTGCAGCTCAACTATTTCTTCGGCGGCAGCCGGGAGCAGGAGTGGGTCAACCAGTGGGTCGATGAGGTCGCCTCCTTGATGCATGAGCATGGCGGCGGCAACCGGCGCCTGGCGATTGGCCGCACCGATGCGCGCATTCCTTTGGCTCTGGCCAATTGCGGCCATGACATTTTCGATGCACAGGAGCTGGTGGAAGCGGCACGGCTGATCAAGTCGCCGGAAGAAGTGCTGTGCATGAACCACGCAATCACCGTGGCCGAGGTCGGCATTTCGCGCATGCGCGAGGCGCTGACGCCCGGCATGACCGAGGTGCAGCTGTGGTCGATCCTGCACCAGACCAACATTTCCATGGGCGGTGAGTGGATCGATTGCCGCCTGCTGTCCTCCGGCGACCGCGCCAACCCCTGGTTGCAGGAGGCCAGCGACCGGATCATCCGTCCCGGCGAGCTGGTGGCCTTCGACACCGACATGATCGGCCCCCTGGGCTACTGCGCCGACGTCTCGCGCACCTTCCACTGCGGCCCGGGCAAGCCCTCCGACTCCCAGCGCCGGCTCTACCAGCTGGCCCACCACGAGATCCAGCACAACCTCGCGCTGATACGCCCCGGCGTCAGCTACCGCGAGCTGTCGGAGAAGGCCTTCAAGCCGCCGGCCGAGTTCGTCGCCAACCGTTACCCGTGCATCGCCCACGGCATCGGCATGTGCGACGAACACCCGAGCATCTTCTATCCCCAGGACTTCGAGAAACACGGCTACGACGGGGTGATCGAGGAGAACATGACCCTGTGCGTGGAAAGCTACATGGGCGCAGAAGGTGGCTACGAAGGGGTCAAGCTGGAACAGCAAGTACTGGTCACGGCCAATGGCTGCGAGGTGCTGTCGCGCTACCCATTCGAAGAGAACCTGCTGGCTTAA
- a CDS encoding GntR family transcriptional regulator — translation MPGSSTISKQSFDVQTANILREMIVTGNLEAGSRLTEAKLTEQFHVSRGTIRAALQKLHNEGLVSQVPYTGWHVIAINAQDAWELHNLRRVLDGLAARLAAERIEPEGAKKLEEAYQRLCQTCEGGDPKDIANADFELHKLIVSLSGHGRLQEHYKLTEQQIRVFIASCDSEFSDYKNIGQRHGALVQAILAGDADAAERLAKEHNASQGDALISSLRQMETQK, via the coding sequence ATGCCTGGAAGCAGTACGATCTCGAAGCAAAGCTTCGACGTGCAAACGGCCAACATTCTTCGCGAGATGATCGTTACGGGCAATCTGGAGGCCGGTTCCCGCCTCACGGAGGCCAAGCTGACCGAGCAGTTTCACGTATCCCGTGGCACCATCCGCGCTGCCCTGCAGAAGCTGCACAACGAGGGCCTGGTTTCTCAGGTGCCCTACACCGGTTGGCACGTCATCGCCATCAACGCGCAAGACGCCTGGGAATTGCACAATCTGCGCCGAGTGCTCGACGGGCTGGCCGCGCGCCTGGCCGCGGAGCGCATCGAGCCCGAAGGCGCCAAGAAGCTTGAAGAGGCCTATCAACGCCTCTGCCAGACCTGCGAAGGTGGCGACCCCAAGGACATCGCCAACGCCGACTTCGAGTTGCACAAGCTGATCGTCTCGCTGTCGGGACATGGCCGGCTGCAGGAACACTACAAGCTGACGGAGCAGCAGATTCGCGTGTTCATCGCCTCCTGCGATTCCGAATTTTCCGACTACAAGAATATCGGCCAACGCCATGGGGCTCTGGTTCAGGCAATACTGGCAGGTGACGCCGATGCCGCCGAGCGCCTGGCCAAGGAGCACAACGCCAGTCAGGGCGATGCCCTGATCAGCAGCTTGCGGCAGATGGAAACCCAGAAGTAG
- a CDS encoding HalD/BesD family halogenase: MTTAPASVTERATRSLADIIDLQRYPIHQPENPKTQALIAQCRAQLDETGCSVVPDFIQPEAVARMRAEAYRLRERTFWSKQSHNPYMTAEDPSLPEHHPKRFFERRTSGFINSDILEADSDLRALYDWDAMTRFVGACVGVWPIYQWADPLARCPYAIMEDGHYFPWHFDGNEFTISVSVEQPEQGGEFEYVPNMRSLEDENFEGVRRVLDGDRSRVHRLVWEPGALQLFKGRYSLHRVTRVEGEGAWITALPTYVLDPETVNRPERAKQFYGYAMPIHYEREAKRPDRLTD, encoded by the coding sequence ATGACTACAGCACCTGCGTCCGTTACAGAGCGCGCCACCCGGTCGCTTGCCGACATCATCGATCTGCAGCGCTACCCGATTCACCAGCCGGAAAACCCCAAAACCCAAGCCCTGATTGCCCAGTGCCGGGCGCAACTGGATGAGACCGGTTGCAGCGTGGTGCCCGACTTCATCCAGCCCGAGGCCGTGGCGCGGATGCGGGCTGAAGCCTACCGCCTGCGTGAGCGGACGTTCTGGTCGAAGCAGAGCCACAACCCCTATATGACCGCGGAGGACCCCTCGCTGCCGGAACATCACCCGAAGCGCTTCTTCGAGCGGCGCACCAGCGGCTTCATCAACTCGGATATCCTCGAGGCCGACTCCGATTTGCGCGCGCTCTACGACTGGGATGCCATGACCCGCTTCGTCGGCGCCTGCGTCGGCGTCTGGCCGATCTACCAATGGGCCGATCCCCTGGCCCGCTGTCCCTACGCGATCATGGAAGACGGGCACTACTTTCCCTGGCACTTCGACGGCAATGAATTCACCATCAGCGTGTCGGTCGAGCAGCCGGAGCAGGGCGGGGAGTTCGAGTACGTGCCGAACATGCGCTCGCTCGAGGATGAGAATTTCGAGGGGGTCAGGCGCGTGCTGGATGGCGACCGCAGTCGCGTGCACAGATTGGTATGGGAGCCGGGCGCGCTGCAGCTGTTCAAAGGGCGCTACTCGCTGCACCGGGTGACCCGGGTAGAAGGCGAGGGCGCGTGGATCACCGCATTGCCGACCTACGTCCTGGACCCTGAAACGGTCAACCGGCCGGAGCGGGCGAAGCAGTTCTATGGATACGCCATGCCCATTCACTATGAGCGAGAGGCCAAGCGGCCTGATCGCTTGACCGACTGA